One genomic region from Geothermobacter hydrogeniphilus encodes:
- a CDS encoding methyltransferase domain-containing protein yields the protein MVANWDERWRQREGDLEPDPWLVAVAALFPAVGDCLDVACGRGRNALWLAGQGWRVTGIDKSPVGLEIAAREAAQKGLSLTLRQQDLERSPRLPVDCCDLLLQFFYLQRALYPALLAAVRPGGVAVVRTFSLAGPFAAGGLARQFVLNPGELPEVFAGWEILRHEEGLEASRKGGSLAGIVARKPA from the coding sequence GTGGTAGCGAACTGGGATGAACGCTGGCGCCAGCGTGAAGGTGACCTGGAACCTGATCCCTGGCTGGTGGCGGTTGCCGCGCTGTTTCCAGCCGTCGGTGACTGCCTCGATGTCGCTTGCGGTCGGGGGCGCAATGCCCTCTGGCTGGCCGGGCAGGGCTGGCGGGTGACCGGGATCGACAAGTCTCCGGTCGGACTCGAAATCGCGGCGCGGGAGGCTGCCCAGAAAGGGCTGAGCCTTACGTTGCGGCAGCAGGATCTGGAGCGTTCGCCGCGCCTGCCGGTTGACTGCTGCGACCTGCTGCTGCAGTTTTTCTACCTTCAGCGAGCTCTCTACCCGGCGCTGCTGGCGGCGGTTCGTCCCGGCGGGGTGGCGGTGGTGCGCACCTTCAGTCTGGCCGGGCCCTTTGCCGCCGGAGGACTGGCTCGCCAATTTGTTCTCAATCCGGGGGAGTTGCCGGAAGTCTTTGCCGGTTGGGAGATCCTTCGCCACGAAGAGGGGTTGGAGGCGTCCCGCAAGGGGGGCAGCCTGGCCGGAATTGTGGCGCGAAAACCGGCTTGA